Proteins from a genomic interval of Lycium ferocissimum isolate CSIRO_LF1 chromosome 2, AGI_CSIRO_Lferr_CH_V1, whole genome shotgun sequence:
- the LOC132046713 gene encoding MADS-box transcription factor 23-like isoform X1: MGRGKIVIRRIDNSTSRQVTFSKRRNGLLKKAKELAILCDAEVGLIIFSSTGKLYEFSNTSMRSVIERYNKTKDEPQQLHNPVSELKLWQREAEILRQQLQELQENHRQLMGEELCGLGVKDLTNLENQLEMSLKGIRMKKEQILKDEIQDLTRKGSMIHQENLELYKKVNLIRQENAELYKKAYGTRNANPVNGNTINPYRFTVSREVHAPIHLQLSQPEPQNFEMQAGTSD, from the exons ATGGGAAGGGGAAAGATAGTGATTCGAAGAATCGATAACTCAACTAGCAGGCAAGTTACTTTCTCCAAAAGAAGGAATGGATTGCTGAAAAAAGCTAAGGAACTTGCGATTCTATGCGATGCTGAAGTTGGATTGATTATTTTCTCCAGTACTGGGAAGCTCTATGAGTTTTCTAATACCAG CATGAGATCAGTTATTGAACGATACAATAAAACAAAAGACGAACCTCAACAACTGCACAATCCGGTGTCCGAACTGAAG TTGTGGCAGAGAGAAGCAGAGATTTTGCGGCAACAATTACAGGAGCTGCAAGAAAATCATCG GCAATTAATGGGAGAGGAGCTCTGTGGTTTGGGTGTAAAAGATCTGACAAATCTGGAGAATCAACTGGAAATGAGCTTAAAGGGCATCCGTATGAAAAAG GAGCAAAtattaaaggatgaaattcaagATCTAACTCGAAAG GGGAGCATGATACATCAAGAAAATTTGGAACTCTACAAGAAGGTAAATCTCATTCGACAAGAAAATGCAGAATTGTATAAAAAG GCTTATGGTACAAGGAATGCTAATCCAGTGAATGGAAACACAATTAATCCATATCGCTTTACGGTGAGTAGAGAAGTTCATGCCCCCATCCATCTGCAGCTAAGCCAGCCTGAGCCACAAAATTTTGAGATGCAAGCAGGAACATCCGATTGA
- the LOC132046713 gene encoding MADS-box transcription factor 27-like isoform X2, producing MGRGKIVIRRIDNSTSRQVTFSKRRNGLLKKAKELAILCDAEVGLIIFSSTGKLYEFSNTSMRSVIERYNKTKDEPQQLHNPVSELKREAEILRQQLQELQENHRQLMGEELCGLGVKDLTNLENQLEMSLKGIRMKKEQILKDEIQDLTRKGSMIHQENLELYKKVNLIRQENAELYKKAYGTRNANPVNGNTINPYRFTVSREVHAPIHLQLSQPEPQNFEMQAGTSD from the exons ATGGGAAGGGGAAAGATAGTGATTCGAAGAATCGATAACTCAACTAGCAGGCAAGTTACTTTCTCCAAAAGAAGGAATGGATTGCTGAAAAAAGCTAAGGAACTTGCGATTCTATGCGATGCTGAAGTTGGATTGATTATTTTCTCCAGTACTGGGAAGCTCTATGAGTTTTCTAATACCAG CATGAGATCAGTTATTGAACGATACAATAAAACAAAAGACGAACCTCAACAACTGCACAATCCGGTGTCCGAACTGAAG AGAGAAGCAGAGATTTTGCGGCAACAATTACAGGAGCTGCAAGAAAATCATCG GCAATTAATGGGAGAGGAGCTCTGTGGTTTGGGTGTAAAAGATCTGACAAATCTGGAGAATCAACTGGAAATGAGCTTAAAGGGCATCCGTATGAAAAAG GAGCAAAtattaaaggatgaaattcaagATCTAACTCGAAAG GGGAGCATGATACATCAAGAAAATTTGGAACTCTACAAGAAGGTAAATCTCATTCGACAAGAAAATGCAGAATTGTATAAAAAG GCTTATGGTACAAGGAATGCTAATCCAGTGAATGGAAACACAATTAATCCATATCGCTTTACGGTGAGTAGAGAAGTTCATGCCCCCATCCATCTGCAGCTAAGCCAGCCTGAGCCACAAAATTTTGAGATGCAAGCAGGAACATCCGATTGA
- the LOC132046713 gene encoding MADS-box transcription factor 23-like isoform X3: MGRGKIVIRRIDNSTSRQVTFSKRRNGLLKKAKELAILCDAEVGLIIFSSTGKLYEFSNTSMRSVIERYNKTKDEPQQLHNPVSELKLWQREAEILRQQLQELQENHRQLMGEELCGLGVKDLTNLENQLEMSLKGIRMKKEQILKDEIQDLTRKGSMIHQENLELYKKAYGTRNANPVNGNTINPYRFTVSREVHAPIHLQLSQPEPQNFEMQAGTSD, encoded by the exons ATGGGAAGGGGAAAGATAGTGATTCGAAGAATCGATAACTCAACTAGCAGGCAAGTTACTTTCTCCAAAAGAAGGAATGGATTGCTGAAAAAAGCTAAGGAACTTGCGATTCTATGCGATGCTGAAGTTGGATTGATTATTTTCTCCAGTACTGGGAAGCTCTATGAGTTTTCTAATACCAG CATGAGATCAGTTATTGAACGATACAATAAAACAAAAGACGAACCTCAACAACTGCACAATCCGGTGTCCGAACTGAAG TTGTGGCAGAGAGAAGCAGAGATTTTGCGGCAACAATTACAGGAGCTGCAAGAAAATCATCG GCAATTAATGGGAGAGGAGCTCTGTGGTTTGGGTGTAAAAGATCTGACAAATCTGGAGAATCAACTGGAAATGAGCTTAAAGGGCATCCGTATGAAAAAG GAGCAAAtattaaaggatgaaattcaagATCTAACTCGAAAG GGGAGCATGATACATCAAGAAAATTTGGAACTCTACAAGAAG GCTTATGGTACAAGGAATGCTAATCCAGTGAATGGAAACACAATTAATCCATATCGCTTTACGGTGAGTAGAGAAGTTCATGCCCCCATCCATCTGCAGCTAAGCCAGCCTGAGCCACAAAATTTTGAGATGCAAGCAGGAACATCCGATTGA